The Trichosurus vulpecula isolate mTriVul1 chromosome 3, mTriVul1.pri, whole genome shotgun sequence genome includes a window with the following:
- the B3GNT2 gene encoding N-acetyllactosaminide beta-1,3-N-acetylglucosaminyltransferase 2: protein MSVGRRRIKLLGVLMMANFFNLIVEVSKSSNQEEHGKGEVIMPKGKFWRKYVPAKAYWNREQEKLNNLYNPILSILANTTVEENLISNASVLNSCEQDQLVMSAVKDFENLPDRFKDFLLYLRCRNYSLLIDQQDKCKQKPFLLLAIKSLTSHFDRRQAIRESWGKETNFGNQTVVRVFLLGQTPPEDHFPDLSDMLKFESEKYQDILLWNYRDTFFNLTLKEVLFLKWVNTSCPDVQFVFKGDDDVFVNTHQILNYLNSISKEKAKDLFIGDVIKDAGPHREKKLKYYIPESVYEGAYPPYAGGGGFLYSGSLALRLNKVSEQVLLYPIDDVYTGMCLQKLGLAPEKHRGFRTFDIEEKNRKNICSYTDLMLVHSRKPQEMISIWSQLQNLHINC, encoded by the coding sequence ATGAGTGTTGGACGCCGAAGGATAAAGTTGTTGGGAGTTTTGATGATGGCGAACTTTTTTAATTTGATTGTGGAAGTCTCCAAAAGTAGTAATCAGGAAGAACATGGAAAAGGAGAAGTTATAATGCCCAAAGGCAAGTTCTGGAGGAAGTATGTACCTGCTAAGGCCTATTGGAATAGGGAgcaagagaaattaaataatctataCAATCCCATTTTGAGCATCCTGGCCAATACGACTgtagaagaaaatttgatttCGAATGCAAGTGTTCTTAATTCCTGTGAGCAGGACCAATTGGTGATGTCAGCAGTTAAGGATTTTGAAAACCTACCAGACAGATTTAAAGATTTTCTGCTTTATCTGAGATGTAGAAATTATTCACTACTGATAGACCAGCAGGACAAGTGCAAGCAGAAACCTTTCCTTCTGCTAGCAATTAAGTCTCTGACATCCCATTTTGATAGAAGACAAGCAATTCGAGAATCCTGGGGAAAAGAGACTAATTTTGGGAACCAAACAGTTGTGAGAGTCTTTTTATTGGGACAGACTCCCCCTGAGGACCACTTTCCTGACCTCTCAGATATGTTGAAATTTGAGAGTGAGAAGTACCAAGACATTCTTCTTTGGAACTACAGAGATACTTTCTTCAACTTGACTCTGAAAGAAGTACTGTTTCTGAAGTGGGTGAACACTTCTTGTCCAGATGTCCAGTTTGTTTTCAAGGGGGATGATGatgtttttgtaaatactcatcaGATCCTAAATTACTTGAATAGCATATCCAAGGAGAAAGCCAAAGACTTATTCATAGGTGATGTGATCAAAGATGCTGGACCTCATCGAGAGAAAAAGCTAAAGTACTATATCCCAGAAAGTGTTTATGAAGGTGCCTACCCTCCTTATGCAGGAGGGGGTGGGTTTCTCTACTCTGGCAGTCTAGCCCTGAGGCTGAACAAAGTATCTGAACAGGTCCTTCTCTATCCCATTGATGACGTTTATACTGGCATGTGCCTTCAAAAACTTGGCCTCGCTCCAGAAAAACACAGAGGTTTCAGAACATttgatatagaagaaaaaaacaggaaaaatatttGCTCTTACACAGACTTAATGTTAGTACATAGCAGAAAACCACAGGAAATGATTAGCATTTGGTCCCAGCTTCAAAATCTTCACATAAATTGCTGA